The following coding sequences are from one Oncorhynchus nerka isolate Pitt River linkage group LG6, Oner_Uvic_2.0, whole genome shotgun sequence window:
- the LOC115118652 gene encoding DNA damage-inducible transcript 4-like protein — protein sequence MVYTPALVLGHGIPIVSEEDNIVELMRKFLCQITSSDKKDVRRGSIESSEFIKEINSSLDSATALDCEERILHQDMTRQIVRCLSEAKESSLRCRILLLPRTLTANVALDVVRSSAGEPCGLRGAFIQVYLETQLGQQLQMLGTITPDPAVTPTFELSVVFKLDKDCWPLLKHIFVTDKVLKLRPQYRLVKKKLYSSASPVIHEFR from the exons ATGGTCTATACCCCGGCACTGGTCCTCGGACACGGAATACCGATTGTGTCTGAAGAGGATAACATTGTCGAACTGATGAGAAAGTTTCTCTGTCAAATCACTTCGAGCGACAAAAAAGATGTGCGTCGAGGCAGCATTGAAAGTTCCGAATTCATCAAGGAAATAAACTCAA GTCTGGACTCTGCAACGGCTCTCGACTGTGAAGAGAGAATACTCCATCAGGACATGACCAGGCAGATAGTGCGTTGTCTCTCTGAAGCTAAAGAATCCAGTCTGCGGTGCCGGATACTACTGCTTCCCCGCACGCTGACCGCCAATGTTGCCCTGGATGTGGTGCGTTCCTCAGCGGGAGAGCCGTGCGGGCTCCGTGGGGCCTTCATACAGGTCTATTTGGAGACACAACTGGGCCAACAGCTGCAAATGCTGGGCACTATAACACCTGACCCGGCTGTCACTCCTACTTTCGAGCTGTCCGTCGTGTTCAAGCTGGACAAAGACTGTTGGCCGCTTCTCAAGCACATATTCGTTACCGACAAGGTGTTGAAACTACGACCCCAGTACCGACTGGTCAAGAAGAAATTGTATTCCTCTGCGAGCCCCGTCATACATGAGTTCCGCTGA